From Williamwhitmania sp.:
GCATGGAAAAATATCTGGAGAAACCGCACCCGAAGCCTGGTGGTTATTGTGGCCATTGCGCTTGGTCTCTTCGGCGGACTATTTGCCTCAGCTTTTTTGCTTGGCATGTCCGAACAACGGGTAAGCGAGGGCATTCGCTATGAAACACCTGAGCTAAAGGTTCTGCATCCACGATTTAAGGAGAACCTGGAGCCTCATTACAGCATCACCGATGCCCCCGATAAGGAGCGTGCCTTGGCAAAGCTTCCGTTGGTTGTGGGGATTTCTCCTAGAGTTATTACCTCCGCCATGGTGCAAACGGCAACCACCAGCTCCGGTATAACCCTTTATGGCGTTGACCCCGCAAAGGAGAAAACGGTGTCGATGCTATACCAAACCATTTGGGATAGCACCGCCGTTCGAAAAAACAGACCTAGTGTGGCCAACATTGCCCAGTTTGTTGAAGATTCCTGCGGTGTGTATTTATCCGATGATCAGCATATTCCCATTGTTATTGGCGAAAAGTTAGCGCACAAGCTTAAAGTGAAGGTGCGCTCCAAACTGGTGATAACCATGCAGGATTACAATGGTACACTTACGGGGGGAGCCTTTCGTGTAGTGGGCATTTTTCGAACAAGCAATACACAGTTTGAGGAGAACAATGCCTTTGTACTTCGGAGCGACTTATCTTCATTGATGGTATTGCCCGACAGCACCGTAAGTGAGTTGGCGCTTAGGTTAACCAACGAAAAGCAGCTCAATGTGGCAGCACAACAGGTTCGTTCGCTCTTTCCGGGGCTGAAGGTATATACC
This genomic window contains:
- a CDS encoding ABC transporter permease, whose product is MIPSIAWKNIWRNRTRSLVVIVAIALGLFGGLFASAFLLGMSEQRVSEGIRYETPELKVLHPRFKENLEPHYSITDAPDKERALAKLPLVVGISPRVITSAMVQTATTSSGITLYGVDPAKEKTVSMLYQTIWDSTAVRKNRPSVANIAQFVEDSCGVYLSDDQHIPIVIGEKLAHKLKVKVRSKLVITMQDYNGTLTGGAFRVVGIFRTSNTQFEENNAFVLRSDLSSLMVLPDSTVSELALRLTNEKQLNVAAQQVRSLFPGLKVYT